The genomic stretch CGAGACTATTGACGATAATGAGAAGCATTACACCTACGTAAAACTCATCAATGTCGGGTCGACAGTGATCATAAACCAGATTAAAGACTATCTATCCAGTCGGTTGGTTTATTATATCCAAAATCTCCATATAAAACCCCGGTCAATCTGGCTCTCTCGCGTAAGTTGGCACAGAATGAGTTAGCATTTAAAGAGACGTTTATCTAACTCACGCTAGCATGGAGAATCAGAATATAATCTTACAGGGAAAATTGGTGGAGATTCCAACATTTCGCCCCGTGGCGAGGCTTATGCTCAGGCACTTCCTGGTCTACTGAAAAAGTCAGGGGTACCACCCAACACTAAAATCGTGATTTGGACGTCTACTCTCAAGCGGACAATCCAGACAGCTCGCCACCTGGCCGCGGAAACTGGATATGAAAAGCTGGAATGGAAAGCCCTTGATGAACTCGATTCAGGGGTGTGCGATGGCCTGACGTATGAAGAAATCGCTGAAAAGTACCCAGAGGACTTCGCCGCGCGTGACGAAGACAAGTACAACTACCGCTACCGAGGCGGCGAATCGTACCGCGATGTTGTCATTCGTCTTGAACCTATTATCATGGAACTGGAGCGCAGTGAGAACGTCATCATTGTCACTCACCAGGCTGTGCTGCGGTGTATCTATGCCTATTTTCTCAATACCCCCCAGGAGCAGAGCCCGTGGATGGAGGTTCCCCTACATACTTTGATCAAGCTTACACCTCGCGCCTACGGCACCGATGAACAACGTTTCAAAGCCGACATCCCAGCCGTGTCTACCTGGCGTGCCAAAGGCACATCCGCAAAGCATCAAGATTACCCTACAGAAATCAAAGCGTGATATGCTAGTATCTAATCGATTAGGTTCTTAGCACACTTTTGGCTTCCAACCGTGTTCGACTGTTCTGTTTCCGTTGGGGCTGTGCCTTCCATCTTGCCCACCGCTTCTCAAGGCACTCGGAGTACCAAGATGCCTTGCATACATTATTCTATCGACTTATTATATACCTTTTCTATATAATCTCATACTTTCAACAGGTCTCGGTCGGCTCCCGGTCACACATATAGAGTGGCTGGCATTGTTTATTTGATTCCAATGTCTTCGCCTTTGCATTAACACAGCCTCAGGATGTATTCACTCTGTGCGCAAGACCGTATGATTATGGAGCGAGGCTGCATGCGAGAACAGCTGGCAGGTGGAGACCAGGACCCATTGCACTTTAGCATTTGAGCGTCTTATCTGGTGAATAAAAAATATAGAATTCCCTGTCCATATTTATGATCGTTATTCGTCTTTGTTATGTGTCCCTTGATCGAGAAGACTATTACATACCTAATAGATGGTAAAAGCAATAACAAGTGTTAAGAAGGAGATCCTCCAATCTGTAGATTGCAAAGCAAGTTGAAGGAACCCATGCTACATGCGCAGCAACGTCATTGGTTGGGTGCGAAAGGCGGCGAGAGCAGTTGTGTCACATGAGGCGGAAAGCGGCCGTCAGGATGGAGGTCCCATATAGTAGTGTCACACGCTTGGCGACAACGGGAAGTAGTGCTTGCCGATACCAGAGCAAAGCTGCACCAGGGGAGCAATCGCAGCATGCGTCTCCGCTTCATTAACTTCCCATGATCAACTCTGGCTGGACATGACTCTATCCCGCTCCTCAAGTGAAGAGGCGCGACCACGGAAGCTCGCTGCCAAGCCATGTTATCAGCGTTCACAGCTCGGCCTCTCGTCGAGCTCAAGCCCCGAGACAAGTCTAGGATTGAGTCGGTGCTCGCCTACGGCGACCGACTCCTTGTCGGACTGAACAATGGGAGCTTACGGATATACAGAATAAACGAGGTGTCCCCGGACGAACAAAACCACGATGACAGCAACAATCATAGCCATGACGAGCAGGGCGGTGGAGGTACACTCAAGAAGGGGGATAGTGGCCGACCTGGGACGACGGATTCCGTCGCCAAGCCAAAACAGACTGATTTGCTTCGGGAATTGGAGAAGTTCTCGAGATACAAGATTGAGCAGCTGGCCTTGATCAAGGAGGCTAAGCTACTCATTTCGCTGTCGGGCGGATACATCTCGATTCATGACCTGCAGACCTACGAGATCCAAGAACAGCTTACCAAAACGAAAGGAGCAACCACGTTTAACGTGACTTCGAATATCGTGAACGATCCAGAAACCGGTGTTCCGTCCATTGTATCTCGTCTGGCAGTCgcggtgaagaggaagatattgTTGTGGTCATGGCGCGATATGGAGTTGGATAGCGACGCTGCTGAGATGACACTGGTCAGTGGGATCAAAACGCTCACATGGGTTTCCGGGACAAAACTCGTGGCTGGACTCGGCTCGAACTTTGTAATGGTGGATATCGAGACTTCAGTGGTGACCGATTTAGCCGGGCCGGGAAGCATTGGAGGTCTAGGGGGCCAGGAGACGAGTCGTCTAGCCGGCGTCGGGGTTGCTAGCATGAGCTATATCGGAATTGGCGGGGCAGCTCCGAAGCCACTGGCGACACGGCTTAGCGAAGGGCAGATATTATTAGCAAAGGACATCAACACACATTTCATCGACATCAACGGCAACTCCCTGGGACGGAGACAGATCCCATGGAGCCATGCGCCGGCAAATATTGGGTACTCTTACCCTTTCCTCCTCGCGCTTCATGACCCTTCAAAGGGTGTAATGGAGGTTAGGAATCCGGAGACGCTGTCATTGTTGCAGTCCGTGGCTCTACCGTCCGCAAGTATCCTGCACTTCCCACAACCAAGTATTAGTTTGGCACATGCAGGCAAGGGTTTTCTAGTTGGTAGTGACCGCACAATATGGCGGATGGAGGCCCTGAGCTATGATACGCAAATAGATACTCTTGTGGAAAAGGGTTATTTAGACGAAGCGATCAGTCTTACTAGCATGTTAGAAGACGCCTTGCTCAGTGACAAGAAAGGTCGACTAAGGACAATCAAAATGGAAAAGGCCCAAGGACTTTTTACCCTACGCAAATACCGTGACTCAATGGATTTGTTCACCGAGATCTCGGCTCCCCCAGAGACTGTTATCCGGTTGTACCCTAAAGTCATTGCCGGTGATCTATCGTCAattgacgaagaggaggaatcTGAGGAGAGTATCACAGATGATCCATCAAAGACAAATGAGGGTCAAGTTCAGCTGGACGGTGCTATCACAGAGAATGCTTCTGCTCCAAAGACACTCAACCATGCTCCCTCGGTGAGATCTCTCCTTCGAACCCGCACAGATGATTGGAGCGATGCTGGCAGTATCCGCGGCAAGCCCACGGAAGAAGCCCGAAACGAGAAACCTCTGCACGGGAAAGACCTCTTGACTGCCGTTCGTGAATTACAGAAATATCTGGCCGACGTACGGAGGAGGTTCCAGCGGTTCTTGAACCCTGACGGAACACTCAAGACGATCGACTCGCCCTCAGACGCAGCAAACGATGAGTTCACTGATTCGGTGATGAAATTGCTTGATATCACCaaggatatccatgatcacGAATTCGCTGAAAAGCTGCACGAGGAAGCCAGGCTCGTCGATACGACTTTCTTCCGAGTTTGCATGTACGCCACTCCTGCTCTCGCTGGCTCACTCTTCCGTATCGCCAACTTCTGCGACCCGGAGGTTGTCATGGAAAAACTGGAGGAAACTGGCCGTTACAATGACTTGATCGATTTCCTAtacggaaagaagatgcaTCGTCAAGCCCTAGAGCTCCTACAACGATTCGGCCAAGCTGAATCCGAGACCGAAACGGCGCCGCAGCTTCATGGTCCCAAGAGAACAGTTGCCTACCTGCAAAACTTGGCACCAGATCGAAttgacctcatcctcgaatTTGCTGAATGGCCCGTGCGGGAAGACCCCAACCTTGGTATGGAGATATTCCTAGCAGACACTGAAAATGCAGAGACACTACCCCGGCACCAGGTTCTCGAATTCCTGCGGGGCATCGACCCGAATTTGGCTGTTCGATATCTCGAACATGTAATCGGGGAGTTGAACGACATGACTCCGGATTTACACCAAAAGCTCCTCACTTTTTACATGGATCGGTTGAAGAAAAACGGATCCGACAGCTGGGCATTCCCTAACGGCGAGGAACGTATTCTATGGAGAAATAAATTTCTGGAGATGTTGAGGTCAAGCTCTCAATATTCGCCAGCCAAGATACTTGATAGCCTTGATCGCGATGGTACCGACTACCCGTTCTACATCTTTGCTTATGCGCCTTACTAACCATGCAATAGACCCTGAATTCTTCGAAGCAAGAGCCATTGTCTTCAGTAAAATGGGCCAGCACAGGCAGGCCCTGGAAATCTATGTATTCAAATTGGAGGATTATGCGAAGGCAGAAGAGTATGTTCAGCGAACTACATTCTTTATTTGCATTCTTGAATGGTTTATTCTAATAGGCTTTCTGCAGGTACTGTAACCATTTTCATAAGACGGATGATATAACTGCAGAAGCCGCACCTTTATCAGTGCTTGACTCCGATGATAAGCCGTCTATACATCTAACGCTACTGTCGCTGTATCTCACTCCACCTCATGGGTATGAGCGCCGATATGGGCCCGCGCTGGAGATACTGGCAAAGCACGGATCTCGTCTTCCACCAAGTTCAGCGTTGGAGCTGATTCCCGAGTCACTGCCCGTTAAAGAACTTGACTTTTATTTCAAGGGCCGTATGCGGGCAGCCACCTCGGCCTTGAACGAAAGTCGAATTGTGGCCAGCTTGCAGAAAGCTCAAAATTTCAAGACAGAAGCGCAGCTCATGGTCGGCGAAGGAACCGACGGAAAATCATGCAGAATGAGACACGTCACCATCACCGAGGAAAGAATATGCGGCATCTGTCACAAGCGTATCGGTGGTAGTGTGATTAATGTGTTCCCAGAGTACGTTTTCCATGCAGTGTTTGTCTCTTCGTTCTTCCACTAACTTCTCCATAGTAATACTGTTGTCCACCTTGGCTGTGCCAATCGCGCATCCGCTGCTTCATGAAGTTTCTTGCAAATAGAATCAGGTTGGCCTCTGTGGTATCCATGCTTTGAACATTTGACTTCGACATTTAGTTGCTGctgtcttttattttctttgtttttccccATCCCCTCCtggccttttttcttttcccatcATAGTCTCTGTGCGTTTCGTTATCAATGCATATTTTCGCAATGGAGTAGCGGATGATTTCTGCTCTTTGATACCCAGGATAGCGATGTTATCCAAGGATCCGTTATATATCTTTAATTGGCACTTGCGAGTCCTCAACACTTCTTGTAATATAGCCTGTCTCCTTGGCAAAATTCCAACGAAAGTATCGATCGGAAGTCATCAAGGCTTCGGTCATAGACTAGTTAAACTTTCAGGCATCCtcctcaacaacctcctctcCGTAgttctcctcctctttgcGTTCTTGCTCTGAGAGTTGACGTCCCTGGGCTTCGGCGAGCTTTTTATCCTCCTCCATTCGTTCCGTCAGGAACACGTTGATATCATTCTGCAGATTCGGCACTAATTTTCTGAGCTCAGACAAATAGGCTACCTTAGTCTGGACATTTTCTGGGGATAAATCGGTGGAGGGCAAAggcgaggagatggagtGCTCAAAAGTCTGGGTCGACTGAGGGGCAGAGTAGACCGCGCACAGGGGATTGGATTGAGTGGAGGAAGTGCCCGCCGCCATAATGTCAATATTGCCGAATGTCTCGTTAGTCGGGGAAGTTTTTAGTCGTTTTGAATCGTGCTGATCGTTTGAGGTGGTAGTAGTGGACATGGAGGGGAATATGTTGGTTGAGAAGTTAATAGTTTGATTCATGAAGCAGTAGTCGGCGGGGCGCCTGAATTACGGGAAGGCGGTGTTGGTTTCATTTCAGATTGTGCGCGGCGGAGTCAAGCAAAGATCGACGACAAATGGACACTTATGTACGCTTATAGTTCTCCGTCATTTTTCACGACTGCTGATCCTTCTCTAGGCGGCTGAATTAATCTACGTATTAGATTCAACGCCAGGATCTGGTAAACAAatcacaacaaccacaacccaTGACAACGGAACATGGGGAATGTGGCTATGGTGTCCTAATAACTCCGTCAGACTCACTCTCATTTGTTGTCCACCGTTACGTATAAATTACACACTGCCTGAACGACCAACAGCGAAACAATGTTGCGCTCGCCGATTTCACCTGAGCGTTCCGCCGCCCGACCGCCaaatcccactcgaccatCCTTCGATAGTGAATTGGAACGTCCAGGCTCCTCTGGAAGTGATGCCTCTTCAGTGACCTCCAATGTGACAACCATCTCCGCCGTTCAAAGCCCATTTTATCAACCTCCCAGTGGGACGTCGTCCCCCCGGCCGCCGCGGACCTCATCGATTACAACCGCCACCGTGAGTAGCCAGAACGGTCCTTCGCCTACTCACACTCGGCCTCCCGCTTCCTTCATGCCACAAAATGAGATATCGAGTAGGAAACCGACGGGTCGGGCGCATCCGCCCGATCTGATGATGAAACATCGGTCTCGACATCACTCACAGGGGTTCTTCGAACCCTCCCTCCCTACGGCCTCCGCATCGGACTCGATTTCGGCTTCAAGAATCGCAGCCCAGACTGCgatgcaacagcaacagcaccaacaaCAGGGTATTACCGCGCAACAACTGCCCAAACGCCCCCAGACTATTGTCTATACCCCGGACGACGGGTCGAGAACCAGGGGCGGTAGTatttcccctcccccgcTACTGCCGGCCCCTTCTCTACCACCGCCCGGCTCCAGTGGATCATCAGGGCAAACATATCAGAATGGCCATTCCGGTGTGGCGACCACAGCAGCCAATGTGGCGTTTCCACGACACGCCGGGCTGCAGCCTCCCGGGCTAGAAGCGCCGCCGGAAAAGGAGCACAAACAGAAAGGGGAGAAATCGAAGATGAAACTGTTTTCGAAGCCGAAGCATATTGGGATCAGCCGTGATAAAGACGGAATACCAAAAGATAGGGGGCTCCCATCACCTAGCAAAATGGGTTTCGCCGGTGCTGGATTGTCACGCATTGTCAGTGCATCTACGACCAGCTTAGCGGACACCTTCCCATCCAACAATTCCTCGATGTATAACCTATCCAATGCTTCTGCGAGTACGGTGGTACCCGCTGATAAGCCTACGGCCAgtgagaaagagaaggacaaggagaaggaaaaggccCATAAGCATCATTTCTTGTCGCGGCagaagttgaagttgaaggacCGGGATGATCATTACAACCTACCGCTATCTTCTGCTTCTAGTAACTCCAAACCGTCCGACCCAAACGCTCCGCAATCACTTTACTCGTTTACACCTGCTTCTCCCGGTCCAGTGTCGACTACATTTGGCAAATCAGTGAGTGGATTGGATATCCTTCACGGTGGTCGAGCATtacgggaaaagaaaaaggaagagaaagagaaggaaaaggcgaTGGCGGAGTCGGAGCAGCATGAATGGATGACTGGCCCAACAGGCGCTGGTGGTGCGTCGACTGTATTTGCGGGGCCATCATCAATTGGCTCGGCTGGAGGTCTCACGGAGGCCGCTCTTCGAGAGACTTTACAAGGCTTTGGCCTGAATAACATGTCACCGGAGGATGCGTGGGATTTCTTGAAGGCTAAGCTGTTGGTGATTttcgatggagaagatgtccGTATCTCTATTGAAGATCTCAACAAGCTGGTGTTGATCCACATCCAACGCTGTGTGCAAAAGCGCACACCATCcgccattgttgatgatctaCGGGAGCTACTCGAGACCGGATTCGCATCCTTGAATCATACATTAAACGGGGTACCCGATGAGAAGCTGGTCCCCCATCTAGTACAGATCTGGATGCTTGTCTTTGGCACAATTCTTCCTTTCATACAGGCTGTCTTCTTACCTTTGGACCTTGAGTTCAGGGGTTGCGGGACTGTGATGAACCTTCGAGAGGCCCGCGAGTTTTGGGCTGCCGCCTTGAATGGGGATTATCCTGGGTGCGAACTTGAAGTCCGCAATCTTGTGTTGATAGCTTTCCGTGATAAGGTCATTCTTTATCGTTACGACGGTCTTAAGGCTACATTTTCCCGTTTGAGTCTTGAAAGCATCAACTTGGGCAATTCTGCTCTCAGTGTAACGACAAAGAGCAGCAGTAGCAGTGGTCGGCCCGCAACGGCTGCCTCGCTGGATGCTGGTTTTGGCAGCTACAATTCTCAGTCTTCTACTCTCCTCAATGCTGCAGCCAGCTACTCTTCAGACTCTATGAGCTGCAACCGCAGCCGTGCTGCTTCCAACACTTCGTCCAACCCTGACCAACTCATCTTCCAATCCTTTTCGTCCCCGACACAGCGGCCGACCATCATCCACCGGTCATCTCATACAGCCGATACATCTCATATGATCACGGAGACTGTTGGTCGGATGCTTCAGTGCGTTAGTGTTTTAGCCAGTGTGCAGACGGGCGGCAAACCGCAAGAGAAAATTGAGCTTCTGAGCAAAGCGCTCAAGCACAATTGGCTCGGCCGTGGCCGTACCGGACGAGACCGACGAGGATTTGTCGGAGCTAAGATTCGGCCGGCGATGGTTACGCGAACGGAGAGCGATGATTCCATGATAGATAGAAATGGTGATTCGGATATCATGCGTGATGGGCATCGGGAAATTAGTGTTCTTTGAGACGGTCTACTTCGTGCATTTATCGGCTTgtcttgctttttctggcgCACATAGATACCTCTGGCGTGATTGTCAAAGTGGGCTGTTCTTTTATATCCTTGGGAgtctttttggttttttttttttttttttttttttcgttttgattgttctttctcttcatttttaCCGTATGGCTACCGGATCTGTCCTGAATCAACTGGCATTTGCATCACGCAACAGATTCTCTAGTAAAATTTGCTATTCTACGACCTTACAGAGATAAGCTATCCTAGTATGATATTGTATGGCAGTCGACAAATCTTTACTGGGTATTTGGACTGCTTTCCAGCTATCCTCTTCATTTGCATCTAGCCCAGTTTTCTACGTGCCAACCCTTTTCCGACCTCACGAATACCATTGATGAACGATCCAACTCCTCTCTTTAGTTTCAAAGGAAGAGCATCGTAGAACAATCATTGCGTCCTCCATAGATGGCAATCGAAGCCTCAGGTCTTCTAATCCCCTATAAACTCATTCATCAACACCGACAGTGCAACCAGCAAGTCAACACATTCACTGGTCAGAGAATCTCAGTAGCCCAGCAACACTTGTTTCCCTGGCAAAACGATCAAGCCATCATCCAATTCATTGTGTTCCTCCACTCACTTGTCCCTTCGTCTCATCAGACTACCCTGATATCCGACTTACTTCAACGTCTAGAATCTGAACAGCCACAGTGTTATTACACTGCACTCTCTTATCATTCACGACTGAAGACTCGACATCCCGAATCCCAACTCACCTCATAGCACCCACTCTCTCAAGTCCCACGTACCTACCTACGGAACCAATCAACAATGGACCAAGCacctccaactccacccACCCCCGCCTCCCAGGAGAGCATCATGCCCGAATTTACCCCTATCAACGGCAATACGGATAAACCTTCGGCTCCCTCCCCTTCGGTAAGCCCTTCCCCGGAATCCCCAAGTCACTGGCCATCAAACTAAACACAACCTCCAGGCCGCAGCAACAAGCAACCCCACCAAGCGCGGCAAGAAATCCACAGCCACCAACGGCGAGAAAGCCTCACCTCCCAAGAAGGCCAAAGGAGCAGCGGGATCCAGCCcctcgaagaagagcatcgGACCCATCCCGACCTCTTTTGAGGCGGCCGGATTATCCGATAGAATGATAATCCAGATGCGGGATGAAGAGGGCAAAAATTGGGGTGAGATTAATGAGtcttggatgaagatgactggtATCAAGGTGGGGACTAGTACGCTTCGAATGAGGTATACGACTATGAAGGCGAATTTTGTGGAGTTTACTGGGGAGGACGTATgtgcttcttctcttttcgTTGCTTTTTTGGCTTTGATTATGGTATATGCTGACGGTAGTTGTGTAGGAAGCAAGACTTCTTCGTttgaagaaggagattgaggagaagTTTGAGCAGGAGAAGTGGTCTAAGCTTATGGATGCTATTGAGGCTGATGGTGGGAAGAAGTATCCTGTTGCTGCTTTacagaagaagttcaaggatTTGTCTAAGGGCAACACTCATGTTGATACTATTAAGGAGGAGGAGTGAGAGGCTCTGAGGTTTACTGGGTTTCCATGAGAGTTGGGGGGGGGCATTTATGAAGTTTTGATGGTGGGCCAGTTTGAACTAGGAAAGGGAACGACAAGTAGATATTTCGGGCTGGATACAATGACACAGCTGGGCAGTTATGATGATTTTCTTGTAGAACTCTACATCTCTTTTTTCGCTTTGGAGTCAAGTCTAACACATACCCTGGCTAATTGTAAAGCCAACCGATAAAGTACATATGGTGCAGCTGATAAGCCACGATAGGGCAAAAATATCCGGTTTAGTTCTTCAGCTGACGAGAGTTCCATACAGGTGGGAAAACATCTGGCACGAGGGTATTCAATCGGAATAAATCCTGCTCGGATTACGCCCTCATCCTTGTCGATACTGGGCTGAGCTCAAGTATCTTGGACCGGGATTCAAGTGGGTTTGCATTACGTATTTAGTAATCGAGGTAGAGGGAAATGCACCTCAAATGCGATCTGTGGTTGTCATTCGAACATCTCCCTCTTTACATTCTTTTTATGTACCCCCACTGCATGTATTCAACTCTGGGAGAGAGCAAAGTATTACTACTTAGAGTAAGGACTATATTTATAGCACTACTCAGTACGCTATCCCTTACCCCGACCTGCACCCCCCTATAAAAATGACGAATAGATATAGCTCAGTGCCCTAAGGGGCAAAAGTACAGTACAGCTGCGCTAGCGCACTGACGACCTGCATGCGTTTCCAAGGGCAGGgatgaggggaaaaagaGAGTGGAAATCATCGCCGATTCCTGCGGTCACGGTTGTGTAACCCAGGGATCGGCAGGTCTGGTCTTTGACTCATGACGATCTTTGATTATTCTTTACCGTCTCTCCCAAGGCTTCCTTCAGGCTGAAAAGTAATGAAATGTTTAAAATGTCGGATCTTCCAGTTGCCCGGTGATCATCTGGCCAATCCAAAGTTGTAGCCTTGAAGAAATACTCATCGTAGTGAGTCATGAATACCTAAATTAGGCAGAGAACAAATAAAGCCATAAAAAATAGACTCCAATCTGGATCTGCGCCATTGCAATGCATTTCTGGGGCAAACATTCATTGGTAGGGATGCCTGCATCGTGGGGCTGAACAGAAGCGCTGAGAACAAGTCAGCGCCTCAGGCAGAGTCGTGATTGGGACAAGCAGCTCTCAGGCATCActgctttgcttcttccTAGAATCCGTGACTGTCCAACAATTCGTCCTGCATttgccattcttttcttttaccgGCCGCCCTTTTATAGCGCGCTATCATCTCACGATCCCCTTTCTTACTGCTACTTTCCTGGAAACTTCCTCGTCAATTCCCTCAATGACTACGCCAGTCTCCGCTCTGTGATTCACGATTCCTTTCAACTTCCGCGGTAAGGTTGCTTTCATGCTACCTACCTCTCGTTCGTTCTCGATACATCCCGCGCCCAAGTCGTAGGGCATTGGACATCTTCCGCCTCATTCTCACCGCCAGAAAGAGCCCTCTAGTCGTCGGCCAATCCATTCCGATTATACGAAGCAAGGCGCCAACCTAGCCTGTGATCTCTGTGCTTAGGTGTCAGAGCTCGTACGTCAGTTCAGGTAAGCTAGTTTATTCCGCTCATTGTGGTATATGTAATGATCTTCGCCCTCCCTCTCGTGCACCTGATCCACCGGCACCTCCATTCACACCCCCAATCCTACTTTCATTCATAATATCCCGCATTAAACCTGTCACGACTATATTCCTTCCCACTTTCTAGAGCTCACTgacaatgtcatcaagtGCCACTCCTCTGGGCTCTAGCTCTAACTACACAGCTCATCAGTCCATCGCAGAGCCCGAGCCACCGAGAGAGCAAAGCTCGGATCCGCTCTTGACCCCATCTGCTCCGCTCCCCGAAGCAGCTCCACAGCGGGCCCTATCTAATCAGCGCCCTGAAGCCATGGCCGATTCCAGCGTCACggccaccgccgccgcctcgGAAACTAAACTTGAGGCCGAGCCGCCGGTCGACAACAATACTATCAAGCCAGATACGAAATCATCCGTCGCCGTATCGGAAAGCGCCCCGGCTTGCAAAAAACATCCGTCCAAGGAAAAAGACCCTAACGGCCGCAATCGCGattcgaaaaagaagagccaTAAGTCCAAGTCCTCGTCCGTAGTCACACCTAGTGATGACAGTTCCGATGGGTCGGATTCCTCTGCCGATAGCTCCAGCGCTGAGGAATCTGTatccgaagacgaagaatcTCCTTCCAGTTCGTCTGAATCGGAGCCGGAAAGGACACATCGGCGGAGAGGGGCCAAGAACAAGACTAAGAAGTCGCTGAGAAATagtcggaagaagaagtcccGGTCGCAATATGAGACTGAGTCTGAGTCCGACCCAGACGAAAGTGAAGATGACGATACTGCCCTCGATGAGAAGGCTGTCAAGCGGCTTGTTTCCAAACTCAGGGCGCGAAAGAAGGCTAAGAAACTCCGATCCCAGGAGGACTCATCGGAGGAGCTCGAGGACTCAGACGAGGAAGCTGATCCGGATGACATGGCACTCTTACTTGCGGAAGAACGATTAGCCTCATTGAGACTGAAGCGAGGTGATGGCAGGCGTCGTAACAGAAACCGTAAACGGAACTCATCCGACGGGCAGGCAGACGGCCAAAGAAAATCTaaaggcaagaagaaagctgcttCAAAGATTGCTTTCAAGCGAGTAGATGAATGTAAGTGCGAACCTTGATCTTTCTATAGATCAGAACGGCCAGTGCTAACCAGGTGGGCCCTCAGTGTGGGACAATACCATCCATAACTTCAAGCTTACAGAGACCGTGGATGACCCAGATGCCAACGAGTGGGACCAATATCTATTCACCGTACGCCGCAAATTTGACTGGGATAACAAGTACACGGAAACTGTGGTAGATTTGAAAAGCAAGTACATTCGCGATGCACTTGCCAAGGTGATGGACGG from Aspergillus oryzae RIB40 DNA, chromosome 1 encodes the following:
- a CDS encoding uncharacterized protein (predicted protein), encoding MDQAPPTPPTPASQESIMPEFTPINGNTDKPSAPSPSAAATSNPTKRGKKSTATNGEKASPPKKAKGAAGSSPSKKSIGPIPTSFEAAGLSDRMIIQMRDEEGKNWGEINESWMKMTGIKVGTSTLRMRYTTMKANFVEFTGEDVCASSLFVAFLALIMVYADGSCVGSKTSSFEEGD
- a CDS encoding uncharacterized protein (predicted protein), encoding MLRSPISPERSAARPPNPTRPSFDSELERPGSSGSDASSVTSNVTTISAVQSPFYQPPSGTSSPRPPRTSSITTATVSSQNGPSPTHTRPPASFMPQNEISSRKPTGRAHPPDLMMKHRSRHHSQGFFEPSLPTASASDSISASRIAAQTAMQQQQHQQQGITAQQLPKRPQTIVYTPDDGSRTRGGSISPPPLLPAPSLPPPGSSGSSGQTYQNGHSGVATTAANVAFPRHAGLQPPGLEAPPEKEHKQKGEKSKMKLFSKPKHIGISRDKDGIPKDRGLPSPSKMGFAGAGLSRIVSASTTSLADTFPSNNSSMYNLSNASASTVVPADKPTASEKEKDKEKEKAHKHHFLSRQKLKLKDRDDHYNLPLSSASSNSKPSDPNAPQSLYSFTPASPGPVSTTFGKSVSGLDILHGGRALREKKKEEKEKEKAMAESEQHEWMTGPTGAGGASTVFAGPSSIGSAGGLTEAALRETLQGFGLNNMSPEDAWDFLKAKLLVIFDGEDVRISIEDLNKLVLIHIQRCVQKRTPSAIVDDLRELLETGFASLNHTLNGVPDEKLVPHLVQIWMLVFGTILPFIQAVFLPLDLEFRGCGTVMNLREAREFWAAALNGDYPGCELEVRNLVLIAFRDKVILYRYDGLKATFSRLSLESINLGNSALSVTTKSSSSSGRPATAASLDAGFGSYNSQSSTLLNAAASYSSDSMSCNRSRAASNTSSNPDQLIFQSFSSPTQRPTIIHRSSHTADTSHMITETVGRMLQCVSVLASVQTGGKPQEKIELLSKALKHNWLGRGRTGRDRRGFVGAKIRPAMVTRTESDDSMIDRNGDSDIMRDGHREISVL